One Pseudomonas tolaasii NCPPB 2192 genomic window carries:
- a CDS encoding beta strand repeat-containing protein yields the protein MSKPQIQTALPVLKPLSFAVLCALYSLAPMPALALDSNALPTNGQVVAGSGSLSSNGNVLTVHQGSDRLITTWDTFNIGSNAQVNFLQPGASSVALNRVTGSDGSQILGHLNANGQVFLVNPQGVLFGAGAMVDVGGLVASSLNISNSDFMAGKNVFAGPSGGAVVNQGTISARDGGSVALLGAQVRNEGTVVARLGSVVLGGGEKITLDFNGDGLINVEVNDPAIGASVVNRGLLSANGGAVAMTARDSQAMLGNVVNNEGVIEARSLQQRNGRIILDGGDSGVVVNSGVLDVSGKNAGERGGNVTMTGQYVGLFDSGRIDADGDVGGGTVLMGGDYQGSGSLHQADSTFMGSDARISANALSNGDGGKVILWSKDSTQFYGNIGVRGAGKQGRGGLVETSGHALDVAGIVDLSAVSGQGGSWLIDPFNINITSGASSGTSSSSPFTPNAGGSSNLSSATLNASLSEGANIRVTTSSGAGTSGDINVLSNVKGVGNATLTLQAHRNIVMTNTSISNGTGKTLNVSLVSNFNNSGNGSVALSNASISTNGGNLTLSGAVNPATAWASTNVSNGTGISLSNGTRLTTSGGDITLRGATSSTLAAGSTATAINISGSTLNAGGGNISINALQASTSGTGDAFVLTGGSSLLTSGAGSINVDSTNLGSGNGTRIFSTSNIIAATGSGNVSVRGNAASGAAVLVCSTAAGSTQTLSVGSGKLTVQGSGGGRGVFLAASGNGAINLNAAQGGDIVIDGSSTGSYGTIFNSTGATSAINLTTDGNITVSGATSGGTTPALALIASGNGTAAAPGAQINLTSTRGNLRLNANHNTVSTATGSFKAISLDAGGAFSAISLSTQSGNLTLDGTSTSGRGVDIAPSGAGAAINLATTSGDINLNGNSTTSFGGYGIFFNSTGNSRGVNVSTETGDITLRGDSVGTSDAIALGGSTGNGTASNRITSKGGDISLNGNFHSPNAGELDHGIAILSVNNLIQTTGNGNVTLTGSARDLGSGIEVYGNGKAQLSVENGALTLNGSSGAGDGIGLLTGQNSLRATGSGSVTLNGTSDTASGINIFPSGSSSAVTISTLSGELSLTGTAGPASSAPGISIRSGASGAGNGVKIVSGSGDINLKGTALGSGAGVAIGATNARGFNTLQSGGNLNLTGRSTSGAALSVDSGTNTLQVADGILRLDLDTPSGNYLSQNNDSTAITATGNGAVLIDRGGVIHNGLLPITSEPTRQYHQSQMVSDTWRKPLTGDYHLTPLGSVTDAVSIDVAQGASQ from the coding sequence GTGAGCAAACCACAAATCCAAACCGCGCTGCCTGTTCTCAAACCCTTGAGTTTTGCCGTGCTCTGCGCGCTGTACAGCCTGGCCCCGATGCCCGCCCTGGCCCTGGACAGCAACGCGCTGCCCACTAACGGCCAGGTGGTCGCCGGCAGCGGCAGCCTGAGCAGCAACGGCAATGTGCTCACCGTGCACCAAGGCAGCGACCGCCTGATCACCACGTGGGACACGTTCAACATCGGCAGCAATGCCCAGGTGAATTTTCTGCAACCCGGTGCCTCGTCGGTGGCGCTCAACCGCGTCACCGGCAGCGACGGTTCGCAGATCCTCGGGCACCTGAATGCCAACGGCCAGGTGTTTCTGGTCAACCCCCAAGGCGTGCTGTTCGGTGCCGGGGCCATGGTGGATGTGGGTGGGCTGGTCGCCAGTTCGCTGAACATTTCCAACAGCGATTTCATGGCGGGTAAAAACGTATTTGCCGGGCCGAGCGGTGGCGCGGTGGTGAACCAGGGCACGATCAGCGCGCGGGACGGTGGCAGCGTGGCGCTGCTCGGTGCGCAGGTGCGTAACGAAGGCACGGTGGTCGCGCGCCTCGGTTCGGTGGTGTTGGGCGGTGGCGAGAAAATTACCCTGGATTTCAACGGCGACGGCTTGATCAACGTCGAGGTCAACGACCCGGCCATCGGCGCCAGCGTGGTCAACCGGGGCTTGCTCAGTGCCAACGGCGGCGCCGTGGCCATGACCGCCCGCGACTCCCAGGCCATGCTTGGCAACGTGGTGAACAACGAAGGCGTGATCGAGGCGCGCAGCCTGCAACAACGCAACGGCCGCATCATCCTCGACGGCGGCGACAGCGGTGTGGTGGTCAACAGCGGCGTGCTGGATGTGTCGGGCAAAAATGCCGGCGAGCGCGGTGGCAACGTGACCATGACCGGGCAATACGTCGGCCTGTTCGACAGTGGCCGCATTGACGCCGATGGCGATGTCGGCGGCGGCACGGTGTTGATGGGCGGGGATTATCAAGGCAGTGGCAGTCTGCACCAGGCTGACAGTACCTTCATGGGCAGCGATGCGCGGATCAGCGCGAATGCCTTGAGCAACGGCGACGGCGGCAAGGTGATCCTCTGGTCCAAAGACAGCACGCAGTTCTACGGCAACATTGGCGTGCGCGGTGCCGGAAAACAGGGGCGTGGCGGGCTGGTGGAAACCTCCGGGCATGCGCTGGACGTGGCCGGTATCGTCGACCTCAGCGCGGTGTCGGGGCAGGGCGGCAGCTGGTTGATTGACCCGTTCAATATCAATATCACCAGCGGCGCCAGCAGCGGTACCTCGAGCAGTTCGCCGTTCACGCCCAATGCCGGCGGCAGTTCCAACCTGAGTTCGGCCACGCTGAATGCGTCCTTGTCGGAAGGCGCCAATATCCGGGTGACCACCTCTTCGGGGGCGGGCACCTCGGGGGATATCAACGTGCTGTCCAACGTCAAGGGCGTGGGCAATGCCACCCTGACCCTGCAGGCGCACCGCAATATCGTGATGACCAATACCAGCATCAGCAATGGCACCGGCAAGACGCTGAACGTGTCGCTGGTGTCGAACTTCAACAACAGCGGCAACGGCTCGGTGGCGTTGAGCAACGCGAGCATCAGCACCAACGGCGGCAACCTGACCCTCAGCGGTGCGGTGAACCCGGCGACCGCGTGGGCGAGCACCAACGTCAGCAACGGCACGGGCATTTCGTTGAGCAATGGCACGCGGCTGACCACCAGCGGCGGCGACATCACCCTGCGTGGCGCCACGTCGTCCACCTTGGCGGCGGGCTCCACGGCCACCGCGATCAACATCAGTGGCAGTACGCTCAACGCCGGGGGCGGCAATATCAGCATTAACGCCTTGCAGGCCAGCACCAGCGGGACCGGCGATGCTTTCGTGCTGACCGGCGGCAGCAGCCTGCTGACCTCGGGCGCGGGCTCGATCAATGTCGACAGCACCAACCTGGGCAGCGGCAACGGCACGCGCATTTTCAGTACCAGCAACATCATTGCGGCCACCGGCAGTGGCAATGTCAGCGTGCGTGGCAATGCGGCGTCGGGGGCGGCGGTGCTGGTGTGCTCCACGGCAGCGGGTTCGACCCAGACACTCAGCGTGGGCAGCGGCAAGCTGACCGTGCAGGGCAGCGGCGGTGGGCGTGGGGTGTTCCTCGCAGCGTCGGGCAACGGCGCCATCAACCTGAATGCGGCGCAGGGCGGCGACATCGTGATCGACGGCAGCAGCACAGGCAGCTATGGCACGATTTTCAATTCCACCGGCGCCACGTCGGCAATCAACCTCACCACCGACGGCAACATCACGGTTTCCGGGGCAACCTCGGGCGGTACCACGCCTGCTCTGGCGTTGATTGCTTCGGGCAATGGCACCGCCGCCGCGCCGGGTGCGCAAATCAACCTGACCAGCACGCGCGGCAACCTGCGGTTGAATGCCAACCACAACACCGTCAGCACGGCGACCGGCTCGTTCAAGGCGATTTCCCTGGACGCCGGCGGGGCGTTTTCAGCCATCAGCCTGTCGACTCAAAGCGGCAACCTCACGCTGGACGGCACCAGCACCTCCGGGCGCGGCGTGGACATTGCGCCTTCAGGTGCCGGCGCGGCGATCAACCTGGCGACCACCAGCGGTGACATCAACCTCAATGGCAACAGCACCACGTCGTTTGGTGGTTACGGGATCTTCTTCAACTCCACCGGCAACTCGCGCGGCGTCAACGTCAGCACAGAGACTGGCGACATCACCCTGCGCGGCGATTCGGTGGGCACCTCCGACGCCATCGCCCTCGGCGGCAGCACCGGCAATGGCACGGCCAGCAACCGCATTACCTCGAAGGGCGGCGACATCAGCCTCAACGGCAACTTCCACTCGCCCAACGCCGGCGAGCTGGACCACGGCATTGCGATCCTCAGCGTCAATAACCTCATTCAGACCACTGGTAACGGCAACGTGACCCTGACCGGCAGCGCCCGCGACCTGGGCAGCGGCATCGAGGTGTATGGCAATGGCAAGGCGCAACTGAGTGTGGAAAATGGCGCGCTCACCCTCAACGGCAGCAGCGGCGCGGGGGATGGGATTGGTTTGTTGACCGGGCAGAACTCGCTCCGCGCCACCGGTAGCGGCTCGGTGACGCTCAACGGCACGTCGGATACGGCGTCGGGGATCAACATCTTTCCGTCCGGCAGCAGCAGTGCCGTGACGATATCCACACTCAGTGGTGAACTGTCGCTCACGGGTACGGCGGGGCCAGCGTCGAGTGCGCCGGGGATCAGCATTCGCAGCGGGGCGTCGGGGGCGGGCAACGGCGTGAAGATTGTGTCCGGCAGCGGTGACATCAACCTGAAGGGCACCGCCCTTGGCAGCGGCGCCGGGGTGGCCATTGGCGCCACCAATGCCCGCGGTTTCAACACGCTGCAGAGCGGCGGCAACC